The Niastella koreensis GR20-10 genome includes a window with the following:
- a CDS encoding zinc-binding metallopeptidase, which produces MFKHKIYLVVLALAVFASCKKGDDLGDVSQIPGLGGDTWATTPIDTWIRDTLTVPFNVTAKYKWDAGELDFNKTLTPPDESKIIPVLSSIKKVWIDNYVKEAGKTFMMKLIPKFFVLVGSASWNTDGTITLGTAEGGRQIDLYVLNDFRIKGMAGYVPSDSFNIIQMFHTIEHEFGHIMHQTVYYPVAWKQISVGDYTSNWNNDTDSTAHERGFISAYAQSAPDEDFVETISIMLTLGKPQYEDLISKIKTPAAVSKLRQKEAIVINYFKDVWSINFASLQTRTRSSIDLLIK; this is translated from the coding sequence ATGTTCAAACATAAAATATACCTTGTTGTACTGGCACTCGCAGTTTTTGCGTCGTGTAAAAAGGGCGACGATTTAGGCGATGTGAGCCAGATCCCCGGCCTTGGTGGCGATACCTGGGCTACCACTCCCATAGATACCTGGATCAGGGATACCCTTACCGTTCCATTTAATGTTACCGCTAAATACAAGTGGGATGCGGGCGAACTGGATTTTAATAAAACACTTACCCCGCCCGATGAATCGAAGATCATCCCGGTGCTGAGCTCCATAAAAAAAGTATGGATAGATAACTATGTGAAAGAAGCGGGAAAAACCTTTATGATGAAATTGATACCTAAGTTTTTTGTACTGGTGGGCAGCGCCAGTTGGAATACCGATGGTACCATCACATTGGGTACAGCTGAAGGAGGCCGCCAGATAGATCTGTATGTGCTGAACGATTTCAGAATAAAAGGAATGGCGGGATATGTGCCCAGCGATTCTTTCAACATCATACAAATGTTCCATACCATAGAACACGAATTTGGCCACATCATGCACCAGACCGTGTACTACCCTGTAGCCTGGAAACAGATCTCAGTAGGGGACTACACCTCAAACTGGAACAACGATACCGATTCAACGGCTCATGAAAGAGGATTTATTTCTGCCTATGCCCAAAGTGCTCCCGATGAAGATTTTGTGGAAACGATCTCTATCATGCTCACATTGGGAAAACCGCAGTATGAAGATTTGATAAGCAAAATTAAAACCCCTGCTGCCGTATCCAAATTGCGTCAGAAAGAAGCAATCGTTATAAATTACTTTAAAGACGTGTGGAGCATCAACTTCGCCAGTTTGCAAACCCGCACGCGTAGTTCCATAGACCTATTGATAAAGTAG
- a CDS encoding PorP/SprF family type IX secretion system membrane protein, whose translation MLRCLRKTSLLLLTLAAAITGHSQTDPHFSQYYAYPLWLNPGLTGAIDGNYRVTAMYRSQWGGISNPFATPGISADIVTNKNVSFGLNIMNQRAGNIGYSYLTGYGSMSYNGVRFGYHQISMGMSFGILNRKFDPSKFRTGDQWSQVTGYNPDLIGSGETLTKTSAIAFDAGVGAVYFDATPGKKANFFGGISAFHLTQPQDPFFAANGEKMPMRLTVHGGLKYNVNEDFSITPNVLYMRQGASQEKMVGAYGQMRVNEVTDFLVGANYRFKDAFAPYVGVYYKNYMISASYDVNASDLGKVGGNANNFEISLTLIGRKSVKQDAVPFVCPRL comes from the coding sequence ATGCTACGATGTCTTAGAAAAACCAGCTTGTTATTGTTGACGCTTGCTGCAGCAATAACAGGTCATTCTCAAACAGATCCTCATTTCTCACAATACTATGCATACCCATTGTGGCTGAACCCCGGTTTAACGGGCGCCATCGACGGTAACTACCGGGTTACGGCCATGTACCGCAGCCAGTGGGGAGGCATCAGTAACCCATTTGCCACACCCGGTATTTCGGCAGACATTGTAACAAATAAGAATGTAAGCTTTGGTTTAAACATCATGAACCAGCGTGCAGGTAATATTGGCTACAGCTATCTCACCGGGTATGGGTCTATGAGCTACAATGGCGTGCGCTTTGGTTATCACCAGATCTCCATGGGCATGTCGTTCGGCATTCTGAACCGCAAGTTCGATCCATCCAAATTCCGTACAGGCGACCAATGGAGCCAGGTTACCGGTTATAATCCTGATTTGATAGGCAGCGGTGAAACACTGACCAAAACATCGGCCATCGCATTCGATGCAGGCGTGGGAGCTGTATACTTTGATGCAACCCCTGGTAAAAAAGCGAACTTTTTCGGCGGTATCTCAGCTTTCCATTTAACGCAGCCGCAGGATCCCTTCTTTGCGGCCAATGGCGAAAAAATGCCCATGCGGCTTACCGTACATGGCGGTTTAAAATACAATGTAAACGAAGATTTCAGCATTACGCCTAACGTATTATACATGCGGCAGGGAGCAAGCCAGGAAAAAATGGTAGGCGCTTATGGCCAGATGCGGGTGAATGAAGTTACCGACTTTTTGGTGGGCGCCAACTACCGGTTTAAAGATGCCTTTGCTCCGTATGTAGGCGTTTATTATAAGAACTATATGATCAGTGCGAGTTACGATGTAAACGCATCTGACCTGGGTAAGGTAGGAGGCAATGCCAATAACTTTGAAATATCCCTGACGCTTATTGGCCGCAAATCGGTTAAACAGGATGCTGTGCCGTTTGTGTGTCCGAGATTGTAA
- a CDS encoding DUF4302 domain-containing protein encodes MNKNILYYLLAIILVASCKRSDDNVFDKSPDERINETLKAYQTAMTSSQYGWNGNLYTAQGTLFRFYFSFTDSNRVQMYSDFDSTTSSVLKESSFRLKALQQPSLIFDTYSYIHILSDPDASKNGGTYGVGLSSDFEFAIDSVTADSISLTGRVNGSKLTFKKATQADKTVWSSKQVYNGVQNFKSYWKFLSYWKRLNYRGTDYELQFDTTKKQVTVSWGSGASATSAIRKYYFWANGVYFVDPIVNGSNTIPGFSITSFTDGTLTSQVMNVTVNGTAATIKGVGPNIAPLNPDVKNAITRWRSQAQAGGNYWVSFDGFHQNGVNDAFNIKSLKNDSAEFYFLLYAPNTQGSDAFFTIYLDTLHTPLSLVAISGSWTKQSITKTTGLTRVTQDSVNSKLPWPATGPAQQTRTQMYSGTGNYYFVQSSDLTYDQVSVDDPSTWITWYWVF; translated from the coding sequence ATGAACAAGAACATATTATATTATTTACTCGCTATAATACTGGTGGCTTCCTGTAAGCGCAGCGACGACAATGTGTTTGATAAATCGCCCGATGAGCGCATCAACGAAACACTGAAAGCTTACCAGACTGCCATGACCAGTTCTCAATATGGCTGGAATGGTAATCTTTACACGGCACAGGGGACCCTGTTCCGGTTTTATTTCAGCTTCACCGACAGCAACCGGGTACAGATGTACAGCGATTTCGACAGCACTACTTCCTCTGTGCTCAAGGAAAGCAGCTTCCGGTTAAAAGCATTGCAACAACCCAGTCTTATCTTCGATACGTATTCCTACATCCATATTCTGAGCGATCCCGATGCTTCAAAAAATGGTGGCACCTACGGGGTGGGGTTGAGTTCTGATTTTGAATTTGCGATCGATTCTGTTACTGCTGACAGCATCAGTCTTACCGGCCGCGTTAACGGCAGCAAACTCACTTTCAAAAAAGCTACCCAGGCCGATAAAACCGTATGGTCAAGCAAACAGGTGTACAATGGCGTGCAGAACTTTAAAAGCTACTGGAAGTTCCTGTCTTACTGGAAAAGGTTGAACTACCGCGGTACCGATTACGAATTGCAATTTGATACCACCAAAAAACAGGTAACAGTATCCTGGGGTTCCGGCGCTTCCGCTACCTCAGCTATCAGAAAATATTATTTCTGGGCCAATGGGGTATATTTTGTTGACCCTATAGTTAATGGCTCAAACACTATTCCCGGTTTTAGTATTACCAGTTTTACCGACGGTACGCTTACCAGCCAGGTAATGAATGTAACGGTAAATGGTACTGCCGCTACCATTAAAGGGGTAGGGCCTAATATTGCACCGCTTAACCCCGATGTAAAAAATGCAATCACCAGGTGGCGCAGCCAGGCTCAGGCCGGTGGTAATTACTGGGTGTCGTTTGACGGATTTCATCAGAATGGGGTGAACGATGCCTTTAATATCAAATCGCTCAAGAACGATTCGGCAGAATTTTATTTCCTGCTGTATGCGCCTAATACACAGGGCAGCGATGCGTTCTTTACCATTTACCTCGATACCCTGCATACTCCGCTGTCATTGGTGGCCATCAGTGGTTCATGGACAAAACAATCCATAACCAAAACCACCGGGCTTACCAGGGTTACGCAGGATTCTGTAAACAGTAAACTGCCCTGGCCCGCAACCGGACCGGCGCAGCAAACGCGCACCCAAATGTATAGCGGTACCGGCAATTACTATTTTGTACAAAGCAGCGACCTTACCTACGACCAGGTAAGTGTAGATGATCCCTCTACCTGGATAACCTGGTATTGGGTGTTCTAA
- a CDS encoding RagB/SusD family nutrient uptake outer membrane protein — protein MRKILLYTTVAALFTTTGCKKFLDKNPDNRASLNTPDQVSQLLGTAYPQANYMAFCESISDNVADKGAGVQDRTNIDPFFFQDVNNKDQDSPEFYWDGCYTAIAAANQALETIRNAGADSIQYKSQKGEALVCRAYAHFMLVTFFSKPYSSLSTSTSKTDLGIPYVTTPEKIVFQQYDRKTVAYDYQMIEQDLLQGLPLLDDTKYTVPRYHFNKLAANAFAARFYLFKQDYAKVITYANAVFAAGNVTTLLRPWNTTYRTMTPQDLFAVYEKATEPANLLLVETASNWARNYYTVRYAMTSDIRDQVFSDNATGGNWEFSNHVYTAGTNNYLIPKINEYFVRNSVNANIGVPYVMVPLFTAEEALFNRAEAYLFQNNLNGCLADLNAYASTRIRDYDPALHTITTAKLAKHYVGITNSLDQALNCVIDFKRAEYVQEGMRWFDLLRYNIPVTHKTFEGQTLSLPADSKMRVFQLPETVKLSGMPLNPR, from the coding sequence ATGCGAAAAATATTATTATATACAACCGTTGCAGCGCTCTTTACAACCACAGGTTGTAAAAAGTTTCTCGATAAAAATCCAGACAACCGCGCATCGCTGAATACGCCCGACCAGGTGTCGCAATTGCTGGGAACTGCTTACCCACAGGCTAACTATATGGCCTTTTGCGAATCCATTTCAGATAATGTGGCCGATAAGGGTGCAGGCGTACAGGACAGGACCAACATCGATCCTTTCTTTTTCCAGGATGTAAACAACAAGGACCAGGATTCGCCCGAGTTTTATTGGGATGGATGTTATACCGCTATTGCAGCAGCCAACCAGGCGCTGGAAACCATCCGGAATGCCGGGGCCGATTCAATCCAGTACAAATCACAAAAAGGTGAAGCGTTGGTGTGCAGAGCCTATGCGCATTTTATGCTGGTTACGTTTTTCTCAAAACCATACAGTTCACTAAGTACCAGTACTTCAAAAACCGATCTGGGCATCCCGTACGTAACTACGCCCGAGAAAATAGTGTTCCAGCAGTACGATCGTAAAACTGTGGCTTATGATTACCAGATGATAGAGCAGGACCTGTTACAGGGTTTACCACTTTTAGACGATACCAAATACACCGTACCACGTTATCACTTTAACAAATTAGCCGCCAACGCATTTGCGGCCCGCTTTTACCTGTTTAAACAGGATTATGCCAAAGTGATCACGTATGCCAATGCCGTGTTTGCTGCAGGTAATGTAACCACCTTGCTAAGGCCCTGGAATACTACTTACAGGACCATGACGCCGCAGGATCTGTTTGCCGTTTATGAAAAGGCAACAGAACCGGCCAACCTGTTGCTGGTGGAAACGGCTTCTAACTGGGCGCGTAATTATTATACCGTTCGTTATGCCATGACCTCCGATATCCGCGATCAGGTTTTTTCTGATAACGCTACCGGAGGAAACTGGGAATTCAGTAATCACGTTTATACAGCAGGTACTAATAATTACCTGATCCCCAAGATCAATGAATATTTCGTACGTAATTCTGTAAATGCCAATATTGGCGTGCCCTATGTAATGGTGCCCTTATTTACCGCAGAAGAAGCATTGTTTAACCGGGCAGAAGCCTACCTGTTCCAGAACAACCTCAATGGCTGTTTGGCCGATTTAAACGCTTATGCAAGTACCCGCATCAGGGATTATGACCCCGCCCTGCATACCATTACAACAGCTAAGCTGGCCAAGCATTATGTGGGTATCACTAACAGCCTTGACCAGGCATTGAATTGTGTAATAGATTTTAAACGGGCTGAGTATGTACAGGAAGGTATGCGCTGGTTCGATCTGTTGCGTTATAACATTCCTGTTACGCATAAAACTTTTGAAGGCCAAACGCTTTCGTTGCCTGCCGATAGTAAAATGCGGGTTTTCCAGTTGCCGGAAACAGTGAAGTTATCTGGTATGCCGCTGAACCCCAGATAA
- a CDS encoding OmpA family protein, translating to MFKHLLIIAGLGLSATAVNAQGSNFKRVAETFYAKGDYYSAAHYFEKYLSGKTPSHSGYNAYVVQKQGAALLNHNDLGGLDANLLYKMGDCYYNLNDFIHAEQWYKLLLQKDSTAHPLARYYYGICLRSNGNYSIAQKELDRFVKENTEGEQYNKMAQQEIDNCVFIQQQLSYGPTGVKIERLNNNINKEGANYAASWLNNNTLAFTSTRAEGYTNALYTAAFQGEDNFNKVEKMNVTPPKNTQQGTPAFTPDGSRMFFTGWIVKNGKKLSAIYTSEQNSGRWSEPVLIDGKLTEQSFNSRQPQVTPDGKYLLFSSDRSDGIGGFDIWYATLDSKGMPGQITNAGPAINTTGDEEAPFYHGPTQNLVFASNGRTGMGGFDLYSSTGNFTGSWTVSLNLGYPVNSEKDDIYFVSRGKGLLEDAIFSTDRASLCCLELFSIHKNYHQVFTGVVLDCDTKKPLEGAIVSAKDPRGVEVATIKTQAGGRYTIQTDAGMALQISGTQDDYQSGLLTAYPSKGDTVFAQELCLVKKPDPFKNKTEVTYQIVFELKTEIAKESYPYLDLIASYLKSNPGVVLEIDVHTDGLGSPKSNEFLAKGRANACAEYLINAGVSPRQLKPVGFGECCPIEKETTPDGKDIPEAREKNRRVVFKMLNNGATINNGTPIINGTQNTN from the coding sequence ATGTTTAAGCATCTACTAATAATTGCTGGTTTAGGATTGTCTGCCACTGCGGTAAATGCGCAGGGAAGCAACTTTAAACGCGTGGCAGAAACATTTTATGCCAAGGGCGATTATTATTCAGCCGCACATTACTTTGAAAAATACTTAAGTGGTAAAACACCCAGCCATTCAGGTTATAATGCCTATGTGGTGCAAAAGCAGGGAGCTGCATTGCTCAACCACAACGACCTGGGCGGCCTCGATGCCAACCTGCTGTATAAAATGGGCGATTGTTATTACAACCTCAACGATTTTATCCATGCCGAGCAGTGGTATAAATTGTTGTTGCAAAAAGACTCTACGGCCCATCCGCTGGCCCGGTACTATTACGGCATTTGTTTGCGCTCCAATGGTAACTACAGCATTGCCCAAAAGGAGCTGGACCGGTTTGTAAAGGAGAACACCGAAGGTGAACAGTATAATAAAATGGCCCAGCAGGAGATTGACAACTGCGTATTCATTCAGCAGCAGTTAAGTTATGGGCCTACCGGGGTTAAAATTGAAAGACTTAACAACAACATCAATAAAGAAGGGGCCAACTATGCAGCCAGCTGGTTAAACAACAACACGCTGGCTTTTACGTCTACCCGGGCTGAAGGTTATACCAACGCTTTGTATACGGCCGCTTTCCAGGGTGAGGATAATTTCAACAAAGTGGAAAAAATGAACGTAACGCCGCCCAAAAATACCCAACAGGGTACGCCGGCCTTTACGCCTGATGGCTCCAGGATGTTCTTTACCGGCTGGATAGTGAAGAATGGTAAAAAACTATCAGCCATCTATACCAGTGAGCAAAATAGTGGCCGGTGGAGCGAACCGGTGCTCATTGATGGAAAACTCACCGAACAATCATTTAACTCACGGCAGCCCCAGGTAACCCCCGATGGAAAATACCTGTTATTCTCCAGCGACCGTTCAGACGGTATTGGCGGGTTCGACATCTGGTATGCCACCCTCGATAGCAAAGGCATGCCCGGCCAGATCACCAACGCCGGCCCTGCCATTAATACCACGGGTGATGAGGAAGCGCCGTTTTACCATGGCCCCACACAAAACCTGGTATTTGCCTCCAATGGCAGAACCGGGATGGGCGGTTTCGACCTGTACAGTTCTACCGGCAATTTCACCGGTTCCTGGACGGTGTCGCTTAACCTGGGCTACCCGGTGAATTCAGAAAAAGATGATATCTATTTTGTAAGCCGCGGCAAGGGCCTGCTGGAAGATGCGATCTTCAGTACCGATCGGGCTTCCCTGTGCTGTTTGGAATTATTCTCCATACATAAGAACTACCACCAGGTATTTACCGGGGTGGTGCTTGATTGTGATACTAAAAAACCGCTCGAAGGAGCCATCGTTTCGGCAAAAGATCCCCGGGGTGTTGAAGTGGCTACCATTAAAACCCAGGCCGGCGGGCGTTATACCATTCAAACCGATGCCGGAATGGCCCTGCAGATCAGCGGTACCCAGGATGATTACCAGAGCGGATTGCTGACGGCGTACCCCTCCAAAGGCGATACCGTGTTTGCCCAGGAGTTATGCCTGGTAAAAAAGCCCGATCCGTTCAAAAACAAGACCGAGGTTACCTACCAGATCGTGTTTGAGTTAAAAACCGAGATCGCGAAGGAATCGTACCCATATCTTGACCTCATTGCATCTTATTTAAAGTCTAACCCGGGTGTGGTGCTGGAGATAGATGTGCATACCGACGGGTTGGGTTCACCAAAATCGAACGAGTTCCTGGCAAAAGGCCGAGCCAATGCCTGTGCGGAGTACCTGATAAACGCCGGCGTATCGCCCAGACAGTTAAAACCTGTAGGATTTGGCGAATGCTGTCCGATAGAGAAAGAAACAACGCCTGATGGAAAAGACATTCCGGAAGCGCGGGAGAAAAACAGACGCGTAGTATTCAAAATGTTGAACAATGGCGCTACGATCAACAATGGTACGCCCATCATTAATGGCACCCAGAATACCAACTAG
- a CDS encoding SusC/RagA family TonB-linked outer membrane protein, protein MRFKQNAFEAKAFQATCKRLFLVVLVAGCLPVTTHASDIPHHINYNTRFFQDTAVLRGRVSGTEEGSILPQVSVQNLVNGKGSFTNVQGEFAIKARRGDSIRFSYTGKTPQTIIYRGEKYLEVHLNDGKALSEVIVTGFQTIEKKKFAGSAATVKMDDAKLSGQTDVSRMLEGRAAGVSVQNVSGTFGTAPKVRVRGATSINGDNKPLWVVDGVVLEDIVNISNDQLSSGDPTTLLGSAVAGLNANDIESFDILKDASAAALYGARAMNGVVVITTKKGRQGKTNVNYIGNFSTYLKPNYNSFNIMNSAQQMSVLAELERKGYLNANILDKGDNGVFGKMYEELNTLTPDGSGFVLQNTQPARKAFLTRYATANTDWFDLLFKQNFQQEHSISLSGGTDKSQSYFSTSYYGDNGWTIADKVSRLTLNFRNNYKFNDKLSADFTTVGSYRNQRAPGSLTRQSNPVDGSYDRDFDINPFSYALNTSRTLTAYDQSGNREYFRRNFAPFNIFTELENNYIDLRVIDLRLQGSLNYKITPDLRYEFVGALRVVKSTQEHQITENSNMANAYRAAGSTTIKQNNKFLYRDPDNPDAEPVVVLPYGGFYNRVEDQLLSYDFRNSLNYTKNINDKNTISVLGGMQVKYADRQNFNNTGYGYQYDNGGVPFVDYRILKQTIENNFPYYGMSKDYDRFVAFYSSGTYTYNSRYNLTGTVRYDGSNRLGKSTSARWLPTWSVAGSWNVEQEKFLADVSWIDALTLRGSYGLTASMGPATNSQIVLKNMITNRTYLTERESVIQLANLENSQLTWEKLYTANVGVDATMLNKRLNVSMDVYHRNSFDLISLVKTSGVGGEPYKAANYADMTSQGAELLVGYLIVNNKNFKWRTNLTAGYNTNKITNAKNEPNIWDLVAAEGGNKQGYPVRSLFSLNFKGLEHFTGTPQFIDETGKLGNNVYLQDQNTSYLVYEGPVDPRLTGGLLNSFNYKEFTLSLFITYQWGNKIRLYPAFKNTYTDLTAMPKEFYDRWSMPGDEKYTTVPSILGAFENSKLDGATPYNDYNYSTARVAKGDMIRLKNVSLTWQVPQKMIRRAGLNSLALQAVANNPWLIYSDKKLKGQDPEFFNTGGVAQPVQKQLTFSLKLGL, encoded by the coding sequence ATGCGTTTTAAACAAAACGCTTTTGAGGCAAAGGCATTTCAGGCAACCTGCAAAAGACTGTTCTTGGTGGTACTGGTAGCTGGTTGTTTGCCGGTGACTACCCACGCATCTGACATCCCCCATCATATAAATTACAATACCCGGTTCTTCCAGGACACTGCCGTATTACGAGGCAGGGTTTCCGGCACCGAGGAAGGAAGCATTCTTCCCCAGGTGTCTGTTCAAAACCTGGTAAACGGCAAGGGATCATTTACAAACGTCCAGGGCGAATTTGCCATAAAAGCCCGCCGCGGCGATAGCATCCGGTTCTCTTACACCGGCAAAACGCCCCAAACCATCATTTACCGGGGTGAGAAATACCTGGAGGTGCACCTGAACGACGGGAAAGCACTTTCTGAAGTAATTGTAACCGGTTTCCAGACAATTGAAAAAAAGAAATTCGCCGGTTCCGCAGCAACCGTAAAAATGGATGATGCCAAACTGAGTGGTCAAACCGATGTTAGCCGCATGCTCGAAGGACGGGCCGCCGGGGTATCGGTTCAAAACGTATCGGGCACATTTGGTACCGCGCCCAAAGTTCGGGTGCGTGGCGCCACCTCCATCAATGGCGATAACAAACCATTGTGGGTGGTAGATGGCGTGGTGCTCGAAGACATTGTAAACATCTCGAACGACCAGCTTTCGAGCGGTGATCCCACAACCCTGTTAGGTTCTGCGGTAGCCGGCTTAAATGCGAACGACATCGAAAGCTTCGACATATTGAAAGACGCCTCTGCAGCTGCTCTGTATGGCGCCCGCGCCATGAACGGGGTAGTGGTAATAACCACTAAAAAAGGCCGCCAGGGTAAAACCAATGTAAACTATATCGGTAATTTCAGTACTTACCTGAAACCCAATTATAATAGTTTCAATATCATGAATTCAGCCCAGCAAATGTCGGTACTGGCCGAGCTGGAGCGGAAAGGTTACCTCAATGCCAACATTCTCGACAAGGGGGATAATGGCGTTTTTGGTAAAATGTATGAAGAGTTGAATACGCTGACGCCGGATGGCTCAGGATTTGTGTTGCAGAACACGCAGCCGGCACGCAAAGCATTTTTAACCCGCTATGCAACCGCCAATACCGATTGGTTCGATCTGTTGTTCAAACAGAACTTCCAGCAGGAACATTCAATAAGTCTTTCAGGCGGTACCGACAAGTCTCAATCGTACTTCTCAACCAGTTATTATGGCGACAATGGCTGGACCATTGCCGATAAAGTAAGCCGGTTAACCCTCAACTTCCGCAACAACTATAAGTTCAACGATAAACTGTCTGCCGACTTTACAACAGTAGGGTCTTACCGTAATCAACGGGCGCCTGGTTCACTCACGCGCCAAAGCAACCCGGTAGATGGCAGCTATGACCGGGACTTCGACATCAATCCTTTCAGCTATGCGCTGAATACCAGCCGTACCTTAACGGCCTATGATCAGAGTGGCAACCGCGAATATTTCCGTCGCAATTTTGCTCCGTTCAACATTTTCACCGAACTGGAGAATAACTATATCGACCTGCGGGTGATTGACCTGCGTTTACAGGGAAGTTTGAACTATAAGATCACCCCCGATCTGCGCTACGAGTTTGTAGGCGCTTTGCGGGTGGTTAAATCAACCCAGGAGCACCAGATCACCGAGAATTCCAATATGGCCAATGCCTACCGGGCGGCAGGTTCAACCACCATTAAACAAAACAACAAGTTCCTGTACCGCGACCCGGATAACCCGGATGCAGAACCTGTGGTGGTATTGCCCTATGGTGGTTTTTATAACCGGGTAGAAGATCAGCTGCTTAGCTACGATTTCCGCAACAGCCTTAACTATACAAAAAACATCAACGATAAAAATACCATCAGTGTGCTGGGTGGTATGCAGGTGAAGTATGCCGACCGCCAGAACTTCAACAATACCGGTTATGGCTATCAGTATGATAACGGTGGCGTACCATTTGTTGATTACCGCATTCTGAAACAAACCATCGAGAACAATTTCCCGTATTATGGTATGTCCAAAGACTATGACCGGTTTGTGGCATTTTACAGTTCAGGCACCTATACCTACAACTCCCGTTACAACTTAACAGGAACCGTCCGGTACGATGGTTCTAACAGGCTGGGTAAATCAACCTCTGCCCGTTGGCTGCCAACCTGGAGTGTGGCTGGATCATGGAACGTAGAGCAGGAAAAATTTTTGGCAGATGTTAGCTGGATAGATGCCCTTACCCTGCGCGGCAGCTATGGGTTAACAGCCAGCATGGGACCTGCAACCAACTCACAAATAGTTCTTAAGAACATGATCACCAACAGAACCTATTTAACCGAAAGAGAATCGGTAATACAACTGGCTAACCTCGAAAACTCGCAGCTTACCTGGGAGAAATTATATACTGCCAACGTGGGTGTTGACGCTACTATGTTAAACAAGCGCCTCAACGTAAGCATGGATGTATATCACCGCAACAGCTTTGACCTGATAAGCCTGGTTAAAACATCGGGCGTGGGTGGCGAACCTTATAAAGCCGCCAACTATGCCGATATGACCTCGCAGGGCGCCGAGTTGCTGGTAGGCTATTTAATAGTAAATAACAAAAACTTTAAATGGCGTACCAACCTTACTGCCGGTTATAACACCAACAAAATAACCAATGCCAAAAACGAACCGAATATATGGGACCTGGTTGCGGCAGAGGGCGGAAACAAACAGGGTTATCCCGTACGCAGTTTGTTCTCGCTTAACTTTAAAGGACTGGAACATTTTACCGGTACGCCCCAGTTTATTGATGAAACCGGCAAACTGGGCAACAATGTATACCTGCAGGACCAAAACACCAGTTACCTGGTATATGAAGGCCCGGTTGATCCCCGGCTTACCGGTGGTTTGCTGAACAGCTTTAATTACAAAGAATTCACTTTAAGTTTATTCATTACTTACCAGTGGGGTAATAAGATCAGGTTGTATCCTGCATTCAAGAATACTTATACCGATCTTACTGCCATGCCTAAAGAGTTTTATGACCGCTGGTCAATGCCCGGCGACGAAAAATACACTACCGTACCTTCTATCCTGGGCGCCTTTGAAAACTCGAAGCTGGATGGCGCTACCCCTTATAACGACTACAATTATTCAACAGCGCGGGTGGCAAAAGGGGATATGATAAGATTAAAGAACGTTTCATTGACCTGGCAGGTTCCGCAGAAAATGATCAGGAGAGCCGGTTTGAACAGCCTGGCGTTACAGGCAGTGGCCAATAACCCCTGGCTCATTTATTCCGATAAGAAACTGAAAGGGCAGGATCCTGAGTTCTTCAATACCGGAGGAGTTGCGCAGCCCGTTCAAAAACAGCTCACGTTTTCTTTAAAACTGGGCTTATAA